Proteins from a genomic interval of Hippocampus zosterae strain Florida chromosome 14, ASM2543408v3, whole genome shotgun sequence:
- the slc35f4 gene encoding solute carrier family 35 member F4 isoform X2 — MKKHSARVAPLSSHSTQVLTCPISEGEDGLESQAETPGSEASVESQSYQTCTSTVLKVLGGLLMVLCISSSWVGTTQVVKLTFQSFSCPFFISWFSSNWNMLFFPIYYSGHVVTTREKQTPIQKFRECSKLFGDEGMTLKLFVKRTAPFSILWTLTNYLYLLALKKLTATDVSALYCCHKAFVFLLSWIVLKDRFMGVRIVAAIMAITGIVMMAYADGFHGDSFVGVALAVGSASTSALYKVLFKMFLGSANFGEVAHFLSTMGFFNLIFISCVPLILYLTKVEQWGSLSSLPWGYLCGLAGLWLVFNILVHVGVVLTYPILISIGTLLSVPGNAAVDVLKHQVIFSLVRLAATCIICLGFLLLLLPEEWDSVTLRFLATIADKKSEDHAEELTESSLHTRSRSRANGAVSLPLA; from the exons atgaAGAAGCACTCAGCCCGAGTGGCTCCTCTCAGCTCCCACAGCACTCAGGTCCTGACCTGTCCTATCTCTGAAG GAGAGGATGGTTTGGAGTCTCAGGCTGAGACGCCTGGTAGTGAGGCAAGTGTGGAGAGCCAGTCGTACCAGACATGCACTAGCACAGTGCTGAAGGTGCTTGGTGGCTTGCTCATGGTGCTGTGCATCTCCTCCTCCTGGGTGGGTACCACTCAGGTGGTCAAGCTGACCTTCCAGTCATTCTCCTGTCCTTTCTTCATATCCTGGTTCAGCAGCAACTGGAATATGCTCTTCTTTCCAATTTATTACTCTGGACATGTGGTGACCACAAGGGAGAAGCAGACACCTATTCAAAAATTtag AGAGTGCAGTAAGCTGTTTGGCGACGAAGGGATGACTCTGAAGCTTTTTGTGAAGCGAACAGCACCTTTCTCCATTCTGTGGACGCTGACCAACTATTTGTATCTCTTGGCCTTGAAGAAGCTGACCGCCACTGATGTCTCCGCTCTTTACTGTTGCCACAAAGCCTTCGTTTTTCTCTTGTCCTGGATTGTCCTCAAGGACCGCTTCATGGGTGTCCGG ATTGTTGCTGCCATCATGGCCATCACAGGAATCGTCATGATGGCATATGCGGACGGTTTCCATGGTGATTCCTTTGTGGGTGTGGCACTGGCTGTGGGCTCAGCCTCCACTTCAGCTCTTTATAAA GTGCTATTCAAGATGTTCCTGGGAAGTGCCAACTTTGGCGAAGTTGCTCATTTCCTTTCCACCATGGGTTTCTTCAACCTCATCTTTATCTCCTGTGTGCCCCTCATCCTCTATCTGACCAAAGTAGAGCAATGGGGCTCCCTCTCCTCACTGCCCTGGGGTTACTTGTGTGGCCTGGCAGGATTATGGCTAg TGTTCAACATTCTGGTTCACGTCGGTGTTGTCCTGACGTACCCCATTCTCATCTCCATAGGAACTCTACTCAGTGTACCAGGAAATGCAG CTGTAGATGTCCTGAAACACCAGGTGATCTTCAGCTTGGTGCGCCTTGCGGCCACGTGCATCATCTGCTTGGGTTTcttgctgttgctgcttccaGAAGAGTGGGACTCGGTCACCTTGCGCTTCTTGGCCACCATTGCAGACAAGAAGTCAGAGGATCACGCCGAAGAGCTTACGGAGTCCAGCTTGCACACGAGAAGCCGTAGTCGAGCCAACGGCGCCGTCTCCCTTCCCTTAGCATAA
- the slc35f4 gene encoding solute carrier family 35 member F4 isoform X3, translated as MLFFPIYYSGHVVTTREKQTPIQKFRECSKLFGDEGMTLKLFVKRTAPFSILWTLTNYLYLLALKKLTATDVSALYCCHKAFVFLLSWIVLKDRFMGVRIVAAIMAITGIVMMAYADGFHGDSFVGVALAVGSASTSALYKVLFKMFLGSANFGEVAHFLSTMGFFNLIFISCVPLILYLTKVEQWGSLSSLPWGYLCGLAGLWLVFNILVHVGVVLTYPILISIGTLLSVPGNAAVDVLKHQVIFSLVRLAATCIICLGFLLLLLPEEWDSVTLRFLATIADKKSEDHAEELTESSLHTRSRSRANGAVSLPLA; from the exons ATGCTCTTCTTTCCAATTTATTACTCTGGACATGTGGTGACCACAAGGGAGAAGCAGACACCTATTCAAAAATTtag AGAGTGCAGTAAGCTGTTTGGCGACGAAGGGATGACTCTGAAGCTTTTTGTGAAGCGAACAGCACCTTTCTCCATTCTGTGGACGCTGACCAACTATTTGTATCTCTTGGCCTTGAAGAAGCTGACCGCCACTGATGTCTCCGCTCTTTACTGTTGCCACAAAGCCTTCGTTTTTCTCTTGTCCTGGATTGTCCTCAAGGACCGCTTCATGGGTGTCCGG ATTGTTGCTGCCATCATGGCCATCACAGGAATCGTCATGATGGCATATGCGGACGGTTTCCATGGTGATTCCTTTGTGGGTGTGGCACTGGCTGTGGGCTCAGCCTCCACTTCAGCTCTTTATAAA GTGCTATTCAAGATGTTCCTGGGAAGTGCCAACTTTGGCGAAGTTGCTCATTTCCTTTCCACCATGGGTTTCTTCAACCTCATCTTTATCTCCTGTGTGCCCCTCATCCTCTATCTGACCAAAGTAGAGCAATGGGGCTCCCTCTCCTCACTGCCCTGGGGTTACTTGTGTGGCCTGGCAGGATTATGGCTAg TGTTCAACATTCTGGTTCACGTCGGTGTTGTCCTGACGTACCCCATTCTCATCTCCATAGGAACTCTACTCAGTGTACCAGGAAATGCAG CTGTAGATGTCCTGAAACACCAGGTGATCTTCAGCTTGGTGCGCCTTGCGGCCACGTGCATCATCTGCTTGGGTTTcttgctgttgctgcttccaGAAGAGTGGGACTCGGTCACCTTGCGCTTCTTGGCCACCATTGCAGACAAGAAGTCAGAGGATCACGCCGAAGAGCTTACGGAGTCCAGCTTGCACACGAGAAGCCGTAGTCGAGCCAACGGCGCCGTCTCCCTTCCCTTAGCATAA
- the ap5m1 gene encoding AP-5 complex subunit mu-1 — protein MSFRALWIITHDKGENASVRFSRRFATVEHRAKKLGGSLYVAVPEDSTVLRLLLTELSLSDPHKPFVLLRDDCRRCPKTPAFELRVGPGQETLWPVVVITEGSLIVACLGLVDVPLEPRPPLANLLCVSQGITFLLGLQNFLLGSGGKVDNELMASRLETLPSVLLQVCPFGTPLDVPSVGALAMYSVPIPAGNQKQPVWKTGFHRGRAVVNIALTETVRCMQYGHPTKQDTWDVYGTVMCKCEVEGVLPDVTVTLTLPPNGSPLQDILVHHCVTSLDSSILTACSVDNNDSSSFSGPYKFPFSPPLEPFRLCGYTSQVPVPPILGSYQLKEEETHLLVSVTLKLHESVKNSFEYCEAHLPFFNRPQMGSVDIKVSSGHVEVSKEKNLVAWILGQKFPRSRDVTMEGRIAFSGSTAGPADPICTDLTAYVKLYFKVPDTTLSGCYVDQHSVQVYSSAKPKITTSRELQSKDYYIWNSTSPAPICQLLL, from the exons ATGAGTTTTCGTGCTTTGTGGATTATTACTCACGATAAAGGCGAAAATGCTTCAGTTCGCTTTTCAAG GAGGTTTGCCACAGTTGAACACCGTGCAAAGAAACTTGGAGGCTCCTTGTATGTCGCAGTTCCAGAGGACAGCACTGTACTCAGACTCCTGCTCACCGAGCTCAGCCTCTCAGATCCACACAAGCCTTTCGTCCTTCTCAGAGATGATTGCCGTCGCTGTCCGAAAACGCCAGCTTTTGAGCTACGCGTCGGTCCTGGCCAGGAAACGCTCTGGCCAGTTGTGGTCATCACTGAGGGATCTCTCATTGTAGCGTGCCTGGGTCTAGTGGACGTCCCTCTGGAGCCTCGTCCACCTCTAGCCAACCTGCTGTGTGTCTCACAGGGCATCACCTTTCTGCTTGGATTACAGAATTTTCTCCTGGGTTCAGGGGGAAAGGTTGATAATGAGCTGATGGCCTCTCGCCTGGAAACGCTTCCCTCTGTGCTTCTGCAGGTCTGCCCTTTTGGCACGCCTCTAGATGTGCCGTCAGTCGGGGCACTTGCCATGTATTCTGTACCCATTCCTGCTGGGAACCAGAAGCAGCCAGTCTGGAAGACGGGCTTTCACCGTGGACGTGCTGTTGTGAATATAGCACTGACAGAAACCGTACGCTGCATGCAATATGGTCACCCCACTAAGCAGGACACGTGGGACGTGTACGGCACAGTGATGTGCAAA TGTGAAGTGGAGGGGGTGCTCCCGGACGTGACAGTGACCCTCACTCTGCCACCCAATGGGTCACCGCTGCAGGACATCCTGGTGCATCACTGCGTCACCTCACTTGATTCCAGTATTTTGACTGCATGTAGCGTTGACAACAACGACAGCTCATCCTTCTCTGGACCGTACAAGTTTCCCTTCTCTCCTCCTCTGGAGCCCTTCCGACTCTGCGGCTACACATCACAG GTGCCTGTCCCCCCCATCCTTGGGTCATATCAACTAAAAGAAGAGGAAACCCATCTGCTTGTGTCAGTGACTCTGAAACTTCATGAGAGTGTAAAGAACAGTTTTGAATACTGTGAAGCACACCTACCTTTTTTTAACAG GCCTCAGATGGGTTCTGTGGATATTAAAGTGAGCTCTGGACATGTGGAAGTTTCCAAGGAAAAGAACTTGGTGGCATGGATTCTTG GACAAAAGTTTCCTAGATCTCGTGACGTCACAATGGAAGGCAGGATCGCCTTTTCAGGGTCGACAGCAGGACCTGCTGATCCCATTTGTACAGACCTCACAGCTTATGTCAAA TTGTACTTCAAAGTGCCTGACACAACACTCTCTGGATGCTATGTGGACCAACACTCAGTACAGGTGTATTCCTCCGCTAAACCTAAAATAACAACTT CTCGGGAACTTCAATCTAAGGACTATTACATATGGAATTCCACGAGTCCCGCTCCTATATGCCAGCTGTTGCTTTAG
- the exoc5 gene encoding exocyst complex component 5 encodes MTTTAQLFEEPFDADEYIERLAWRTPGGGSKGGVEAFDPKRLLEEFENHIEELKQLDEKIQRRVEKLEHQCHREAKEFAHKVQDLQRSNQVAFQHFQELDEHISYVATKVCHLGDQLEGVNTPRQRAVEAQRLMTYFNEFLDGDLRSDVFSNPDKIKEAADIIQKLHLIAQELPFDRFADVKAKIASKYHDLERQLIQEFTAAQRRGEIGRMREVAAVLLHFKGYAHCVDVYIKQCQEGAYTRNDVFEDTAVLCQRVNKQVGEVFSSPETVMAKLIQNIFENKLQAHVREKLDDTRHSDVEQYLRNLFDLYTRSTLLATKLSEFNLGSDKHTFLSKLIKSIFSSYLESYIDMEKDYLRTRGAMILQRYYDSKNHQKRPIGTGSIQELKERIRQRTNLPLGPSIDTHGETFLSPELVVNLLQETRHAFERCHRLSDPADLPKNAFVIFLLLVEHLCVEHIDYALEIGLSAIPSSDAKNANLYFLDVVQQANSIFHLFDKQFNDQLMPLISSSPKLAECLHKKKEVIEQMEVKLDTGIDRTLNCMVGQMKHILATEQKKTDFKPEDENNVMIQYTTACAKVCAYVSRQVEHVRKSMDGKNVDTVLTELGVRFHRLIHEHLQQYNYSSMGGMLAICDVAEYRRCAKDFRVPLVLQLFDTLHALCNLLVVAPDNLKQVCSGEQLTNLDRNLLHAFVQLRVDYRSARLGRHFS; translated from the exons ATGACGACTACTGCTCAGCTTTTTGAG gaGCCCTTTGATGCAGATGAATACATTGAGAGATTGGCCTGGAGGACTCCCGGGGGAGGCTCCAAAGGAGGAGTCGAAGCATTCGACCCAAAACG GTTGTTGGAGGAGTTTGAGAACCACATTGAAGAGCTAAAACAACTGGATGAGAAGATACAGCGGCGGGTGGAGAAACTAGAACATCAGTGTCATCGGGAAGCAAAGGAATTTGCCCACAAAGTGCAGGACTTGCAGAGGAGCAACCAG GTGGCCTTCCAGCATTTTCAGGAGCTCGACGAGCACATCAGTTATGTGGCAACCAAAGTGTGTCATCTGGGCGACCAGCTTGAAGGTGTGAACACTCCACGGCAGCGCGCCGTAGAAGCTCAGCGTCTGATGACTTACTTTAACGAGTTCTTGGATGGGGATCTGCGTAGCGATGTCTTCAGTAACCCAGATAAG ATTAAAGAGGCTGCCGATATCATTCAGAAGCTGCATCTCATTGCCCAGGAGCTGCCATTCGACAG ATTTGCTGATGTCAAAGCCAAAATTGCAA GTAAGTACCATGATCTGGAGCGACAGCTAATCCAGGAGTTCACCGCTGCCCAGCGCAGGGGAGAGATTGGACGAATGCGGGAGGTGGCGGCCGTTCTCTTGCATTTCAAG GGCTATGCACACTGTGTAGACGTCTACATCAAACAGTGTCAGGAA GGTGCTTACACGAGGAATGATGTGTTTGAAGACACAGCAGTCCTCTGCCAAAGGGTCAACAAACAGGTGGGCGAGGTCTTCAGTAGCCCGGAGACCGTCATGGCCAAACTGATCCAGAAcatctttgaaaacaaattgcaG GCCCATGTCCGGGAAAAACTGGATGACACGCGGCACTCGGATGTGGAACAGTACCTCAGGAACCTCTTTGACCTTTACACAAG ATCCACATTGTTGGCCACCAAGCTCAGCGAGTTCAACCTGGGCTCTGACAAGCACACTTTCCTGTCCAAGCTCATAAAGAGCATCTTCTCCTCCTACCTGGAAAGCTACATTGACATGGAGAAGGACTACCTTCGCACGCGCGGCGCCATGATTCTCCAGCGCTACTACGACTCCAAGAACCACCAGAAACGACCAATTGGTACCGGCAG TATCCAAGAACTGAAGGAGAGGATCAGACAACGCACTAATCTACCACTGGGCCCGAGTATCGACACCCACGGGGAGACATTTTTGTCTCCAGAATTGGTGGTCAACCTGCTGCAGGAAACACGACATGCCTTTGAGAGATGCCACAGG CTTTCAGATCCCGCCGACCTGCCCAAGAATGCCTTCGTAATCTTCCTGCTGCTGGTCGAGCATCTGTGCGTGGAGCATATTGACTATGCGTTGGAGATCGGCCTCTCGG CTATTCCCTCCTCAGATGCCAAGAATGCCAATTTATACTTCCTGGATGTGGTCCAACAGGCCAACTCTATATTTCACTTGTTTGACAAGCAGTTCAACGACCAGCTTATGCCTCTAATAAG TTCATCTCCAAAGTTAGCCGAATGTTTGCACAAGAAGAAAGAAGTGATTGAACAAATGGAAGTGAAACTGGACACAGGAATAGACAG AACGTTAAACTGCATGGTGGGACAAATGAAGCACATCTTGGCAACCGAACAGAAGAAGACTGACTTCAAGCCAGAGGATGAGAACAACGTCATGATCCAGTACACTACA GCCTGCGCCAAAGTCTGTGCCTACGTCAGCCGGCAGGTGGAACACGTGCGGAAGTCTATGGATGGCAAGAATGTGGACACGGTGTTGACGGAGTTGGGTGTTCGCTTCCACCGCCTCATTCATGAGCACCTGCAGCAATACAACTACAGCTCTATGGGAGGCATGCTGGCCATCTGCGACGTGGCTGAATACCGACGATGCGCCAAGGACTTCAGG GTGCCTCTGGTGCTGCAGCTCTTCGACACTCTGCACGCCCTGTGTAACCTCCTGGTCGTTGCCCCTGACAACCTGAAGCAGGTGTGCTCAGGCGAGCAGCTCACCAATCTGGACCGGAACCTCCTGCACGCTTTCGTCCAGCTCAGAGTGGACTACCGTTCAGCCCGACTGGGTCGCCACTTTAGCTAA